The Penaeus monodon isolate SGIC_2016 chromosome 33, NSTDA_Pmon_1, whole genome shotgun sequence genome includes a window with the following:
- the LOC119594070 gene encoding uncharacterized protein LOC119594070 isoform X2: protein MTKPLRGESSLGSARQSSQRPADVNKALPSPGVGWPPDFLENSSCDICEVLTSNAFHLFLTLLFATLAIMRFAERQVPELSPAQATAPTFAVGSPSGLRKQPPENARTSDAADSAL from the exons ATGACGAAGCCTTTACGTGGGGAATCCTCCCTCGGGTCCGCACGGCAGAGTTCGCAACGCCCAGCTGATGTAAACAAGGCGTTACCTTCACCGGGGGTCGGGTGGCCTCCCGATTTCCTTGAAAATTCCTCTTGTGATATTTGTGAAGTGTTGACCTCAAATgcattccatttatttttgac ACTTCTTTTTGCGACGCTGGCTATCATGCGTTTCGCCGAACGCCAGGTCCCCGAGCTCTCTCCTGCACAGGCGACGGCGCCGACCTTCGCGGTGGGGAGTCCCTCGGGCCTTCGGAAGCAGCCGCCAGAGAATGCTCGGACCTCGGACGCGGCAGACAGTGCTCTCTAA
- the LOC119594070 gene encoding uncharacterized protein LOC119594070 isoform X1, producing MTKPLRGESSLGSARQSSQRPADVNKALPSPGVGWPPDFLENSSCDICEVLTSNAFHLFLTRLLFATLAIMRFAERQVPELSPAQATAPTFAVGSPSGLRKQPPENARTSDAADSAL from the exons ATGACGAAGCCTTTACGTGGGGAATCCTCCCTCGGGTCCGCACGGCAGAGTTCGCAACGCCCAGCTGATGTAAACAAGGCGTTACCTTCACCGGGGGTCGGGTGGCCTCCCGATTTCCTTGAAAATTCCTCTTGTGATATTTGTGAAGTGTTGACCTCAAATgcattccatttatttttgac CAGACTTCTTTTTGCGACGCTGGCTATCATGCGTTTCGCCGAACGCCAGGTCCCCGAGCTCTCTCCTGCACAGGCGACGGCGCCGACCTTCGCGGTGGGGAGTCCCTCGGGCCTTCGGAAGCAGCCGCCAGAGAATGCTCGGACCTCGGACGCGGCAGACAGTGCTCTCTAA